Proteins from a genomic interval of Spiroplasma diminutum CUAS-1:
- a CDS encoding ABC transporter ATP-binding protein: MEDFEFEASGGKFVKTLFYYFIKEWKLSIAMLINCIVIVILALLLPILTFQMTGAITQETYNTGKNIITDIWTNDWKLLVYISIAVVIIYCIFSYIYDYLAFILGRRIEISLRNRCLENLVRQDISYYSDKKIGEILTKIVSDTQIVGDQAVQVPLQFGLSFFEIIGATILMYILSWQLATVTFATFAIIMILMMICFFATRKKVSKVRESITEINGNVTDRIATVRLIKSAGTENYETERFKEVHKDFYNKSKKVGSRLALMLTIMWGGIFVLQFSTVVSAMLIYGQATQEIAKEFFQTTFASYNLAQGLMLAPLFNIMAALFGLAQASVASQRVDDTINSKSILDPHYYDGEIIESIKGDIEFKGVEFEYPEKPGKVILPKFDFKFEEGKSYAFVGETGSGKSTIAKLLLRFYDPSKGSIIINGNTNLKDVKLSTYLNHVGYVEQDPQILYGDVFENVRYGSFDATDEEVIQACQKAELHELVMTWPGQYETILGERGFLLSGGQKQRLIIARMFLKNPELLILDEATSALDNIVEKEIQAKLDTLMKGRTTVTIAHRLSTIKNADEIIVLGANGKGIVQRGKFNELKNQPGHFQQLYKAGLID; the protein is encoded by the coding sequence ATGGAAGATTTTGAATTTGAAGCTAGTGGAGGAAAGTTTGTTAAAACTTTGTTTTACTATTTTATAAAAGAATGAAAATTATCAATTGCAATGTTAATCAATTGTATAGTTATTGTAATCTTAGCATTACTTTTACCAATATTAACTTTTCAAATGACTGGAGCCATTACACAAGAAACTTATAATACTGGAAAAAATATAATAACAGATATTTGAACTAATGATTGAAAACTATTAGTTTATATATCAATTGCTGTAGTTATAATATATTGCATATTTTCATATATATATGATTATTTAGCTTTTATTCTTGGAAGAAGAATTGAAATAAGTTTAAGAAATAGATGTTTAGAAAATTTAGTTAGACAAGATATTTCATACTATTCAGATAAAAAAATTGGAGAGATTTTAACTAAAATAGTATCTGATACCCAAATAGTTGGAGATCAAGCTGTTCAAGTACCATTACAATTTGGTTTATCATTTTTTGAAATAATTGGCGCTACAATTTTGATGTATATTTTAAGTTGACAATTAGCAACAGTAACATTTGCGACATTTGCTATAATTATGATTCTTATGATGATTTGTTTTTTTGCAACAAGAAAAAAAGTAAGTAAAGTTAGAGAAAGTATTACTGAAATAAATGGTAACGTAACAGATAGAATTGCAACTGTAAGACTAATTAAATCAGCAGGAACAGAAAATTATGAAACTGAAAGATTTAAAGAAGTACATAAAGATTTTTATAATAAATCAAAAAAAGTTGGTTCAAGACTTGCTCTTATGTTAACAATAATGTGAGGTGGAATATTTGTACTTCAATTCTCTACAGTAGTTAGTGCAATGTTGATATATGGTCAAGCAACTCAAGAAATTGCAAAAGAATTTTTTCAAACTACTTTTGCATCTTATAACTTAGCACAAGGTTTAATGTTAGCACCGCTGTTTAATATAATGGCAGCCTTATTTGGTTTAGCACAAGCATCTGTTGCATCACAAAGAGTTGATGATACAATAAATTCTAAATCAATATTGGATCCTCATTACTACGATGGAGAAATTATCGAATCTATTAAGGGAGATATTGAATTCAAAGGAGTTGAATTTGAATATCCTGAAAAACCAGGTAAAGTAATTCTACCTAAATTTGATTTTAAATTTGAAGAAGGAAAATCCTATGCGTTTGTTGGTGAAACAGGTAGTGGTAAATCAACAATTGCAAAATTATTATTAAGATTTTATGATCCATCAAAAGGTTCAATAATTATTAATGGAAATACAAATTTAAAAGATGTTAAGTTATCAACTTACTTAAATCATGTTGGTTATGTTGAACAAGATCCACAGATTTTATATGGTGATGTTTTTGAAAATGTTAGGTATGGTTCATTTGATGCTACTGATGAAGAAGTAATTCAAGCATGTCAAAAGGCTGAATTACATGAATTAGTAATGACATGACCAGGACAATATGAAACTATACTTGGTGAGCGTGGTTTTTTATTAAGTGGTGGACAAAAACAGAGATTAATTATTGCAAGAATGTTTTTAAAAAACCCAGAGTTACTAATTTTAGATGAAGCTACAAGTGCTTTGGATAATATTGTAGAAAAAGAAATTCAAGCAAAGTTAGATACTTTAATGAAAGGTAGAACAACTGTAACTATAGCTCATAGATTGAGTACTATTAAAAATGCAGATGAAATTATTGTTTTGGGAGCAAATGGTAAAGGTATTGTTCAAAGAGGTAAATTCAATGAATTAAAAAATCAACCAGGACATTTCCAACAATTATATAAAGCAGGATTAATAGATTAA
- a CDS encoding uracil-xanthine permease family protein: METNGKIDLVLEPHQRPKNFGQWAILSIQHVFAMFGATVLVPIVINQLANDNVINISMALFCSGFGTLIYIALTMAKVPIYLGSSFAYMTVLGMNWTQWGNSIFIGVFGVGIVYIIMGFIIHWTGVKWIKKAFSPIVVGPIIITIGLSAVPSALQNIGFVAADIGKTNAWGNYPQWLAILIGVITFLVAAICMLKAKSFIKVIPILMALVIGYVLCLILHFSLIKTGYRIVDIQYITNTKDWEWYPSFKKIWDVNPSTIGPALVAIVPISLVTMVEHLGDHINIGTMTGRDFIKNPGISKTLIADGVAMSLAGLIGGPANATYAENTSVVGLTKVASVWVTGLAAIFAICMSFIAPVNQIIRMIPAPVMGGISLMLFGMIASNGIKIMLDAKIDLKNAKNLVVISVILAIGVGMSIMQKDINLGSFHITGLFLATFSGVCLNLLLPEHDNLGILSIFKRKNNL; the protein is encoded by the coding sequence ATGGAAACAAATGGAAAAATAGATTTAGTTTTAGAACCTCATCAAAGACCCAAGAATTTTGGTCAATGAGCAATTCTTTCTATACAACATGTATTTGCTATGTTTGGAGCAACAGTATTGGTACCTATTGTAATTAACCAATTAGCAAATGATAATGTAATAAATATATCAATGGCTTTATTTTGTTCAGGCTTTGGAACATTAATTTATATAGCCTTAACTATGGCAAAGGTACCTATTTACTTAGGAAGTAGTTTTGCATATATGACAGTATTGGGGATGAATTGAACTCAATGAGGAAACTCAATATTTATTGGAGTATTTGGAGTTGGAATAGTTTATATAATTATGGGTTTTATAATTCACTGAACAGGAGTTAAATGAATTAAAAAAGCATTTTCTCCAATAGTTGTAGGACCAATTATTATTACAATTGGTTTAAGTGCTGTACCAAGTGCTTTACAAAATATTGGTTTTGTTGCAGCTGATATTGGAAAAACTAATGCATGAGGAAACTATCCACAATGACTTGCAATATTAATTGGAGTTATTACTTTTTTAGTAGCTGCAATATGTATGTTAAAAGCAAAAAGTTTTATAAAAGTAATACCAATACTTATGGCATTAGTGATAGGTTACGTTTTATGTTTAATTTTACATTTTAGTCTTATAAAGACTGGTTATAGAATTGTTGATATTCAGTATATAACAAATACTAAGGATTGAGAGTGATATCCAAGTTTTAAAAAAATATGAGATGTAAATCCTTCAACAATTGGTCCTGCTTTAGTTGCAATTGTTCCAATATCTTTAGTTACAATGGTTGAACATTTAGGTGATCATATCAATATTGGAACTATGACTGGAAGAGATTTCATTAAAAACCCAGGAATAAGTAAAACATTAATTGCAGATGGTGTGGCAATGAGTCTTGCTGGGTTAATTGGTGGACCTGCAAATGCAACATATGCTGAAAATACAAGTGTAGTTGGTTTAACAAAAGTTGCAAGTGTTTGAGTAACAGGGCTTGCTGCAATATTTGCAATATGTATGAGTTTTATAGCGCCTGTAAATCAAATAATAAGAATGATTCCAGCACCTGTAATGGGTGGAATAAGTTTAATGTTATTTGGTATGATTGCTTCTAATGGAATAAAAATTATGCTTGATGCAAAAATTGATTTAAAGAACGCAAAAAATCTTGTTGTTATATCTGTAATACTTGCAATTGGGGTTGGAATGTCAATTATGCAAAAAGATATTAATTTGGGATCATTTCATATAACAGGCTTATTCCTAGCAACATTTTCAGGGGTTTGCTTAAACTTATTGTTACCAGAACATGATAATCTTGGAATTCTTAGCATATTTAAAAGAAAAAATAATTTATAA
- a CDS encoding HAD-IIB family hydrolase, translated as MKLKDNVIIFSDLDGTALGSNHEFSDFTKDIVKKVYEKNYYFIPVTARCTKDTFEQQSKYLELDKLNGIAAANNGTHIYDFKTKKWIKQEYISREVLKEIFEITFGKIGKYKVHFIGDDIYYVYGEGENSRYWSDVMKIDYKVVESFEEIDKRINHITIILEKNTTENSIQEFYKDFFPITNELDIIKYTDRVYELAIKGIHKGSVVKEIINHLGLDKSNTTTFGFGDSFNDFELAAQVDNFVAMENGLDELKEKAAYVTKTNDENGVAEFIKENIL; from the coding sequence ATGAAATTAAAGGATAATGTTATTATTTTTTCAGATTTAGATGGTACTGCACTTGGGAGTAATCATGAATTTAGTGATTTTACAAAAGATATAGTTAAAAAAGTTTATGAGAAAAATTATTACTTTATTCCAGTTACTGCAAGATGTACAAAAGATACATTTGAACAGCAATCAAAATACTTAGAATTAGATAAATTAAATGGCATTGCAGCTGCCAACAATGGAACACATATTTATGATTTCAAAACTAAAAAATGAATAAAACAAGAGTATATTTCAAGGGAAGTTCTAAAAGAAATATTTGAAATAACATTTGGAAAAATTGGAAAATATAAAGTTCATTTTATTGGAGATGACATATATTATGTATATGGTGAAGGTGAAAATTCTAGATATTGAAGTGATGTAATGAAAATTGACTATAAAGTAGTTGAATCATTTGAAGAAATTGATAAAAGAATAAATCACATAACTATTATTTTGGAAAAAAATACAACTGAAAATAGTATTCAAGAATTTTATAAAGATTTTTTTCCAATAACCAATGAACTTGATATAATCAAATATACAGATAGAGTTTATGAATTAGCAATTAAAGGTATTCATAAAGGATCTGTAGTTAAAGAAATTATAAACCATCTAGGTTTAGATAAATCAAATACAACAACTTTTGGATTTGGTGATAGTTTTAACGATTTTGAGTTAGCTGCGCAAGTAGATAACTTTGTAGCAATGGAAAATGGTTTAGATGAACTAAAAGAAAAAGCAGCATATGTAACAAAAACAAATGATGAAAATGGTGTTGCTGAATTTATAAAAGAAAATATATTATAA
- the trxA gene encoding thioredoxin gives MAVKVINTVEEFEQEIAKEATVVDFYAEWCGPCKMFAPIFDITSNEETNVNFIKVDTDKLQEVALKYNVMSIPTIIMFKDGEVVKQNSGFMPKDILKQFVK, from the coding sequence ATGGCAGTAAAAGTAATAAACACAGTAGAAGAATTTGAACAAGAAATTGCAAAAGAAGCAACAGTAGTTGATTTTTATGCAGAATGATGTGGACCATGTAAAATGTTTGCACCAATATTTGATATAACTTCAAATGAAGAAACAAATGTAAACTTTATTAAAGTAGATACAGATAAATTACAAGAAGTAGCATTAAAATATAACGTTATGTCTATTCCAACAATCATAATGTTTAAAGATGGAGAAGTTGTTAAACAAAATAGTGGTTTTATGCCAAAAGATATTTTAAAACAATTTGTTAAATAG
- a CDS encoding Cof-type HAD-IIB family hydrolase, which yields MIKLIALDIDGTLVKRKNIVSKINIKAITEARKKGIKICIATGRNITRAKKVAKAIGIDVNQEYLISLNGGATFKYDENAKPILIEEHLFTLEDFKLIYDNAKENNLSSFSYAKDPNIAYVLKKDLFTYVLKKYSHRKLVKYDRNKIKDTSYKIVVYGKPKGISNLKEALKEKEFEMFSWSYVPHSSNIEINPKGVDKLYSLQNIAKKYNIKPEEIMYFGDSDNDKRAIEWVGQGIAMGNSKKHLKELAKDATKTNKRHGVGYWIKKEVLV from the coding sequence TTGATAAAGTTAATAGCGCTTGATATAGATGGCACTTTGGTAAAAAGAAAAAATATTGTATCAAAAATAAATATTAAAGCCATAACAGAGGCAAGAAAAAAAGGTATTAAAATTTGTATTGCAACTGGAAGAAATATAACAAGAGCTAAAAAAGTTGCAAAAGCTATTGGTATAGATGTAAATCAAGAGTATCTTATAAGTTTAAATGGTGGAGCAACTTTTAAATATGATGAAAATGCTAAGCCAATATTAATTGAAGAGCATTTATTCACATTAGAAGACTTTAAGTTAATTTATGATAATGCTAAAGAAAATAATTTAAGTTCTTTTAGTTATGCAAAAGATCCCAATATTGCATATGTTCTTAAGAAAGATTTATTTACATATGTTTTAAAAAAATATTCTCATAGAAAACTTGTTAAGTATGATAGAAATAAAATTAAAGATACGTCATATAAAATTGTTGTTTATGGAAAACCAAAAGGAATTTCTAATCTTAAAGAAGCATTAAAAGAAAAAGAATTCGAAATGTTTTCTTGAAGTTATGTTCCACATTCATCAAATATTGAAATAAATCCTAAGGGAGTAGATAAATTATATTCATTACAAAATATTGCAAAGAAATATAATATTAAACCTGAAGAAATAATGTATTTTGGTGATAGTGATAATGACAAAAGAGCAATAGAATGAGTTGGACAAGGAATAGCAATGGGAAACTCAAAAAAACATTTAAAAGAACTTGCAAAAGATGCAACAAAAACAAATAAAAGACATGGTGTAGGATACTGAATTAAAAAAGAAGTATTGGTATAG
- a CDS encoding glycoside hydrolase domain-containing protein yields the protein MKSKSKTIILSLLSFIVISSIIATTLLIIINQNNNIARLKKGAVWQTGPMKNKDKTELKDESELSYFFGETEFNYATYKKEKDVYSFYGDENNVKRTKIYNKQINLWKNDVYEEQLVLFKNVNTDNVKNLKIELIEENPNIEVTANIINYIENNNTTIANNDLIPLGEFYTFDEITNENQIENMNLSFQPVLLRYISKTNTGQGTLKFKVSYEINDINKFFYFNKNYKISNELEYKTSEFGSSAMFFPNTSSKFILKNLNDVVTKRKIIYKQEDNIDFEDYELLWKIIKKENPLLPIDSKVYNVEEKNGDMIVWLKSDSYKYVTSAGQQIDFINITFEKDKKTFQITNELLAKESKATKIINTQSFDIIDDVEKTLPRYLSQNSKVTRNNILGRKLEDMSKRSNYESISVPNFGLGNFIKYVFEPNENELNVVNHFMGDTLEEIFENTKNKGKWVLDFQVFDRYLKFLKESKVKNILIPIGSRGSSNMFNFYVKDSDKKAYQISANSLYVNKYGKITPDGISIIEQMIPLLRDQLAEHANLNKDIYEDMNIYYSYDEFSSEVNNLSIDIFKNINEQYKNFWKNHLYGGWEFKLESEDYEGLVKGLDVYDYVTLQQREFIYEFSKNSKKQNDLIKYFNKRNDENKITHIYSSWNNYPATYLNSNGFEMLWAMLYSNKIGAHGYDRYQVDGYQNDISLDQKVLNPTKEPGDSFYLYPGNEEEMFDSLRYINIVKGINLVNKSKQILLENPNFKEYMEILQFITVDEDRYLDEKWNLDYYDKGGTLYEKSLSGQSTYINWLIKNYKFK from the coding sequence ATGAAAAGTAAGTCAAAAACTATAATATTATCATTATTATCATTTATAGTAATAAGTTCAATAATTGCAACAACTTTATTGATCATTATCAATCAAAATAATAATATTGCGCGTTTAAAAAAGGGTGCAGTTTGACAAACAGGACCTATGAAAAATAAAGATAAAACAGAGCTTAAAGATGAAAGTGAATTGTCATATTTTTTTGGTGAAACTGAATTTAATTATGCAACCTATAAAAAGGAAAAGGATGTTTATTCTTTTTATGGAGATGAAAATAATGTTAAAAGAACAAAAATATATAATAAACAAATAAATCTATGAAAAAATGATGTTTATGAAGAACAATTAGTTTTATTTAAAAATGTGAATACAGATAATGTAAAAAATTTAAAAATAGAATTAATTGAAGAAAATCCAAATATTGAAGTTACTGCAAACATTATTAATTATATTGAGAATAATAATACAACAATTGCAAATAATGATTTAATTCCATTAGGAGAGTTCTACACTTTTGATGAAATAACAAATGAAAATCAAATAGAAAATATGAATTTAAGTTTTCAACCTGTACTTTTAAGATATATTTCAAAAACTAATACAGGTCAGGGAACATTAAAATTTAAAGTATCATATGAAATTAATGATATAAACAAATTTTTTTACTTTAATAAGAATTATAAGATAAGTAATGAATTAGAATATAAAACTTCTGAATTTGGATCAAGTGCAATGTTCTTTCCAAATACGTCTTCCAAATTTATTTTAAAGAATTTGAATGATGTAGTTACAAAAAGAAAAATAATTTATAAACAAGAAGATAATATAGATTTTGAAGATTATGAATTACTTTGAAAAATTATTAAAAAGGAAAATCCTTTACTACCAATTGATTCAAAAGTTTATAATGTAGAAGAAAAAAATGGTGATATGATAGTTTGATTAAAATCTGATTCCTATAAATATGTAACATCAGCAGGACAACAAATCGATTTTATTAATATTACTTTTGAAAAGGATAAAAAAACTTTTCAAATCACTAATGAACTCTTAGCAAAAGAATCTAAAGCTACAAAGATTATTAATACACAATCATTTGATATTATTGATGATGTAGAAAAGACATTACCAAGGTATCTATCACAGAATAGTAAAGTCACAAGAAATAATATATTAGGTAGAAAATTGGAAGACATGTCAAAACGTTCTAATTATGAAAGCATATCTGTACCAAACTTTGGTTTAGGAAATTTTATAAAATATGTCTTTGAACCAAATGAAAATGAATTAAATGTTGTTAATCATTTTATGGGCGATACATTAGAAGAAATATTTGAAAATACAAAAAATAAGGGTAAATGAGTTTTAGATTTTCAAGTATTTGATAGGTATTTAAAATTTTTAAAAGAAAGTAAAGTAAAAAATATTTTAATACCAATAGGTTCAAGAGGATCTTCAAATATGTTTAACTTTTATGTAAAGGATTCAGATAAAAAAGCTTATCAAATTTCTGCAAATAGCTTATATGTTAATAAATATGGAAAAATTACTCCTGATGGAATTTCAATAATAGAACAAATGATTCCACTTTTAAGAGACCAATTAGCTGAGCATGCCAATTTAAATAAAGACATATATGAAGATATGAATATATATTATTCTTATGATGAATTTTCATCTGAAGTAAATAACTTATCAATTGATATTTTCAAAAATATTAATGAACAATATAAAAACTTTTGAAAAAATCATCTATATGGTGGATGAGAATTTAAATTGGAATCAGAAGATTATGAAGGACTTGTAAAAGGTTTAGATGTTTATGATTATGTTACTTTACAACAAAGAGAATTTATTTATGAATTTAGTAAGAATTCAAAAAAACAAAATGATCTAATAAAGTATTTTAATAAGAGAAATGATGAAAATAAGATTACTCATATTTATTCTTCTTGAAATAATTATCCTGCAACATATTTAAATAGTAATGGCTTTGAAATGCTTTGAGCAATGCTATATTCAAATAAAATTGGAGCCCATGGTTATGATAGATATCAAGTAGATGGATATCAAAATGATATTTCTCTTGATCAAAAAGTTTTAAATCCTACAAAAGAACCAGGTGATTCATTTTATTTATATCCAGGTAACGAAGAAGAAATGTTTGATAGTTTAAGATATATTAATATTGTTAAAGGGATAAACTTAGTTAATAAAAGTAAACAAATTTTATTAGAAAATCCAAATTTTAAAGAATATATGGAGATATTACAGTTTATAACAGTTGATGAAGATAGATACTTAGATGAAAAATGAAATCTTGATTATTATGATAAGGGTGGAACATTGTATGAAAAGAGCCTCTCTGGTCAATCTACATATATTAATTGATTAATAAAAAATTATAAGTTTAAATAA
- the potA gene encoding spermidine/putrescine ABC transporter ATP-binding protein, with protein MNNNNNILEIRNLTKSYDGKVVLKGVSFNVKEGEFITLLGPSGCGKTTTLNIIGGREKQDSGELLFESKDLTPIPSNKRQINTIFQNYALFPHYDVYDNIAYGLRIKKTKEDLIAKEVMQYIKKFSLEGMENKRVHELSGGQKQRVAIARALILKPKILLLDEPMSALDVQLRKRMQDELKELQEEIGITFILVTHDQEEALTLSDRIVVMNNGSIQQIGSPEEIYNEPENTWVANFIGVSNVISDGEFIKDLKVKFDDKEFDCTDKGFGENEKNIDIVLRPEDLKILEPNKGFFNGIVENIIFKGVHYEITIKTENRLYTAHTTEFHDFDKEVSIKWNPEDLHIMWKEIDE; from the coding sequence ATGAACAACAACAATAATATTTTAGAGATTAGAAATCTTACTAAAAGTTATGATGGAAAAGTTGTTTTAAAAGGTGTTAGTTTTAATGTTAAAGAAGGGGAATTTATAACTCTTCTTGGACCATCTGGATGTGGAAAAACAACTACTTTAAATATCATTGGAGGTCGTGAAAAACAAGACTCTGGTGAACTTTTATTTGAAAGTAAAGATTTAACTCCTATTCCAAGTAATAAAAGACAAATTAACACAATCTTTCAAAACTATGCTCTTTTCCCTCATTATGATGTTTATGACAATATTGCATATGGACTTAGAATCAAAAAAACAAAAGAGGATTTAATAGCTAAAGAAGTAATGCAATATATTAAGAAATTTTCATTAGAAGGTATGGAAAACAAAAGAGTTCACGAACTAAGTGGTGGGCAAAAGCAACGTGTTGCAATTGCAAGAGCTCTTATTTTGAAACCAAAAATATTACTTTTAGATGAACCAATGTCAGCTCTTGACGTTCAATTAAGAAAAAGAATGCAAGATGAATTAAAAGAATTGCAAGAAGAAATTGGTATTACTTTTATTCTTGTAACTCATGATCAAGAAGAAGCTTTAACTTTAAGTGACAGAATAGTTGTTATGAATAATGGTTCAATACAACAAATTGGAAGTCCAGAAGAAATTTATAATGAACCAGAGAATACATGAGTGGCCAACTTTATTGGTGTATCAAATGTTATTTCTGATGGTGAATTTATAAAGGATTTAAAAGTTAAATTTGATGATAAGGAATTTGACTGTACAGATAAAGGGTTTGGAGAAAACGAAAAAAATATTGATATTGTTTTAAGACCAGAAGATCTTAAAATTCTTGAACCTAATAAAGGATTCTTTAATGGTATTGTTGAAAACATTATCTTTAAAGGAGTGCACTATGAAATAACTATTAAAACTGAAAATAGATTATATACAGCACACACTACTGAATTCCATGATTTTGATAAAGAAGTTTCTATTAAATGAAATCCAGAAGATTTACATATTATGTGAAAAGAAATAGATGAATAA
- the potB gene encoding spermidine/putrescine ABC transporter permease, translating to MNNLDNQKDIIEIQNNVEVEKELDDIEDIESEGMEIEIEIPKIKLKDKVADFKIVKGFRGKVWPILLPFMVVMGFLVVLPLLGIVIFSIVEATGNSIKFKLDFSNFVKLLTSGSILYVLFLSLLYAFVASIICVACAYPIALIMAQLKNKLLAKNVWVLVTLPIWISMILKILGLRSLFLVISPTILGTPIAVIIGMVYMFLPFAISPIYNAIENQDRNYYLAALDLKASKSKAFWHTTFRQSLPGIFAGFTLVLIQAATSLLIVRYMGDGKINLITTIIENYFFRGTDFTFGATIAIVLALLLFAIMGIMKLISNKFEVRGSKKWKNSSNQVIS from the coding sequence ATGAATAATTTAGATAATCAAAAAGACATTATTGAAATTCAAAATAATGTTGAAGTTGAAAAAGAATTAGACGATATTGAAGATATTGAATCTGAAGGAATGGAAATAGAAATAGAAATACCAAAAATCAAATTAAAAGATAAAGTAGCAGATTTTAAAATAGTAAAAGGATTTAGAGGAAAAGTTTGACCTATATTGCTACCATTTATGGTAGTAATGGGATTTTTAGTTGTACTTCCATTATTGGGAATTGTTATATTCTCAATTGTTGAAGCAACTGGAAATAGTATAAAGTTTAAATTAGACTTTTCAAACTTTGTGAAACTATTAACATCAGGATCAATTCTGTATGTATTATTTTTATCTTTACTTTATGCATTTGTTGCAAGCATCATTTGTGTTGCTTGTGCATATCCAATTGCCTTAATAATGGCACAATTAAAAAATAAGCTTTTAGCTAAAAACGTATGAGTTTTAGTTACTTTGCCAATATGAATAAGTATGATTTTAAAAATACTTGGATTAAGAAGTTTATTTTTAGTTATCTCACCAACAATTTTAGGAACACCAATTGCAGTTATAATTGGGATGGTTTATATGTTTTTACCATTTGCAATTTCTCCAATTTATAATGCAATTGAAAATCAAGATAGAAACTATTATTTAGCTGCACTTGATTTAAAAGCAAGTAAGTCAAAAGCATTTTGACATACAACATTTAGACAATCACTTCCAGGAATATTTGCAGGATTTACATTAGTTTTAATTCAAGCTGCAACATCATTATTGATTGTTAGATATATGGGTGATGGAAAAATAAACTTAATAACAACAATTATTGAAAATTACTTCTTTAGAGGTACAGACTTCACTTTTGGAGCAACAATTGCCATTGTTTTGGCATTACTTTTATTTGCAATTATGGGAATTATGAAATTAATTTCAAATAAATTTGAAGTAAGGGGGTCAAAAAAATGAAAAAATTCATCAAATCAAGTTATTTCTTAA